CTTCATTCAGACATTAAAGCAGCGCTCGTGAGGGTCGGCGCTCAGGTGCAGGAGTCTGATCGGCGCTTTCTCTCCTCAGGTAAAGGACTGGGACGAGCTGAAAACGGCATATCGGAGGCCATCAAGGTGAAAGTGAAGTGTGACAAAGGAGGAGTAAGTGCTGTTCGTCTTTATGCAGCAGACGCTTGTGTTGACGCTAAAACAGGTTTAAGCTGAGAGGGCCATTTACATTTCTTCTGCAAGGTTGGCCATAAAGAAGGGGAGCAGTTCACCTTCCACTGGTGGGATCATGTCTTCAATAAAGCCTCCTCCAGCCTGCAGGTGGAGTCTGATCAAGTAGGTcgctcatttgttttattttttaggttttgctcgtacttatttatttagctCGTCCACCTGAGTGCGGCTGTTTTTTCAGTGTGAGAATAGTTTCAGGATTTTAGGAGCAGTTTGACGTTTCAGAGCACCACCTCTGAGGAGTGGATGGAAGCTGCAACAAGGCCCAGACTCAGTTTAACGTTCACATCAGTTCCATTCAGGCTCCGAGTGGAAGCAGCTGGTTTGTTCACTTACACAGCGTTAACGTGTTTCCTGGTTTTCTGATGCAGAATGGGATTAAGCTGAAGAAGACTGCAGAAGAAGAGGATGGGATGATCTCCAATAAAAAGCCGAGGAAAGCGACACTGGCTAAAGATAAGCTGTATGGATGCTTTGTCAAGGTAATTGTTTGCTGTCTTTCAGCTGCATGTCCCTTCTTGTTGTACTTACTGCAGTTCAGTCATCACACTGCTTGCCACTCATTGCTGGTCACTGGCGTTACGcgatgagtcatgagagcgtCTCGTTCAGGAAAATCAAAATGGCTACAAAAACAATGCTGCGGTCCCCAAATCTGACCGAGCAGCAGGTATGTCGTCGCCTCGACCTCCACCTTTGTTGTAGCGTTCGTGTGCGATTGCAGAAACTGAGAGGACATGAAGGAAAgtacaaagaaatgtaaaaatgttcacACCCCAAAAACTGACCGTAACAAAGAGCAGGAACCCGTCTGGCACGGCTTATAAAACACGGGGACACGACCACACAGTAACAGCAAAAGCATAAACAGCGTCAACGACGTCGGCCATTTATGTAGTTCACATCGTAGGCTCTGCAAAGTTTCCCCACATTAGTCTAAAGCGGGCCTTACAGTAGGACATTACGACACTTTTGTGCATGACATGGACgcttattgtgtttttaaatgtagtttattttattcacacaaacaaacaaacggcTGGCTCTTCTTTCAGTCTGCCACGCTGCTGTCTGGTCAGGAGCAGCCAGAGCCGAAGGCCTCCAGCTCAGATGACTGCAGCAGCTCTGATGAGGAGGATGAGCAGAGGATGGATCTGTCCAGCACCACCAAGTAAGACTAACATTCACAACATCTGATCTCATCAGCAACTGAGACTTGGAATTGTATTCGGACCTTTTATCTGATAAGTTACATCGTGAGGTTTCTGTCTGACTCTCTGCAGGCTTTCTGACACTGATCTTATGAAGGTTTGTGGAGGACGCACAGCTCACAAGTAAGATGATATGATTTGTAGAATTCAAcatggaaaaaaacatcaaagtcaaaggagcttgcaaagaaaagcgtctggacttctttaagttgcttgaagcaACTTctagaagtccagacgcttttctttgcaagctcctttgactacgatgacctggatgactgagaaccttcacagacataaaaaacatcaaagaacTGTAAAAAAGCATAACCCAGTTTTCTGTGCTTCTGTTATTTTAGGGGAGCCAGGCACGGCTTGACCATGAGCGCCAAGTTAGCCAGGCTGGAGCAGCAGGAGGCCGAGTTCATGGCCAAGTATGGAAAGAAGAACCAACCAGCAAGTGCTCCTCCTCCAGCCTCCCGTTTAGAGACGCAGGAGGAGATGAtgacaagcagaaaaaagatgaaaatgaatGAGAAGAGTAGTGATGGAGTGTGTGAAACTCCCACAACAGATGTTcaacctaaaaagaaaaagaagaagaaggaaaagaagagcGCTGATCCCGAGGAAAGAACTGATGAGGATTTGATCCATGTAGAAAACTGTGAGGCAGATGATTcgcacaagaagaagaagaagaagcaaaagaagaagaacaaagtgGAGGAGAACAGAGTCGAAGAGACGCATTCACCGGCTGCAGAGAGCGAGGAGGTGACTGCTGAGATGCATGCTGACGAgggcaagaagaagaagaaatcctCTAAACCCCCAAAGGAAAATGACAGTGACTGTAAGGAGCCTAGCCAATCAAATCACACAGGACTGGAGGACTCAGACGTCACAGAGTCagtgaagaaaaggaaaaagtgcaaaaaggACAAAACGTGTACACATGAGGAGGCTCCTcctctgaagaggaagaagaagaagtctaAAGACTAGTGTGTGATTAACTGGGAATCTAATTCCATGTCTGAAGAGGACGTGCTTCCCAgtgtactcgtctgtggtgcTAAACCTGAATCATCAATGTCGACCAGCAAGAATAAACAAGTGAaattgtggtttaaaaaaaacaatcagctgAGGTTTCATGTGAGAGCTTCCTGTTTAGCTTTGTTTAGTCGATATTAGAGGAACTCGGTGAGTTACAGTCTAAACGTGGACTGTAAAGGAACTTTGGATGTTTTCAGCAAACTGGAAAACATCTTTAACTACATCCAGCAGGTGATGCGCATTACAAGCCCGATGCTGTTTAGACaagttgatgattttttttttaaagattgtgCCCTAAATAATCCATCACAACCAGACGTGGCTTTTCTAACCTCAGCAATTGTAGCTGGAGTCAGTTTAGTTGTTCTGGGAGGTAAACATGACGGAGACCCCAGCTGTTTTTACAGTACTGGTGCAGGACGCGGAGTATTGTGACACATGCTGGTTTTATATGCAAATTAAATGATCAGACTCAGCAGACTTTTGTACttttgattcttttatttaaaattgtctttgcgtaaataaacattttaaacaacaaagtaaacaaATATACAACATGTTTGTATCTTTTGTAGGAATTAGAAAATATTCATGTGCGTAGATCATTTGCAGAGTTTTAGTCACCTGACAGGTGTGTCAGCGTGTTCCTGGGACAAGACGCACACACTTGTGACAGATGTAAACTTTGATGAGATTCTTGTTTCCTGAGCTGTAATGTTGATTAGCTGTAAGCTTTTTTGTGAAGatgatagaaaataaaatagttcCTACGTTAAAACGCTTAAACAAGGAATTTGTTTCCCTTCTTGAGTAACCACGAGTGATCTCTAAAAAGAGATATTACTGCTgagtttttcaaatgtttttcagcACCACAAGGTGAGTCACATGTACTCCCACTGTATTTAAGAGAAAGCAGATGTGTCTTCAGTGGATATCTGGAAAACCTGGCAACTCTAACCCAGATGGATAAATAGCACTACAGGCCAGAGGGGGAAAAGATTTTTGGGTGAACTGTTCCTTTAATCAAGATGTGAGAAGAATGCGTCCATGGTAACAACAATAAATGACCCTTTTGCCTTCAATTCCAACCAAATATCTTGGTTCGAGTCACCAAAGATTAAAAAACTGAATAGTAGAATAAATGTGTCTTTTTATGATCTTTTGgatcattttattaattaaatatatgTTCGACCTTCATTTACCTGAGTTTCAACATCAGTGTTGGTTgtgatttaaatgtttctttaaacTGACAGCTCAGTGAGTGTTCAGATGCTGAACACTATCCTCACTTCactattaaaaataacaaaatggtCGAAAAATCTTGTTGACTCGACCCTTTGTCATTGCTACGGTGGCTCAGAAAAATCCTTAAAGTGTTACTGTATCTCAAATTTCTTCCTAGATGAAtcaaaaagttaaaaagataaatatgcCTGCTGAACATGTGAAGTGCAGTGACTGTCTTTCCATCAAAAAGGGCTTTAAAACATCTGCATCACGCTGTTATTTTAAATAGATGATtaacaaaaccccaaaagttGAACTTTCAACTTTTCCTTGAACCTCCGTCACTTTACAACAGAGACAGATGGAGACAGCGTTGAGGTTGACACGGGATGGAACTTGCAACATGAATTATGTAATCAATACATGCAATGTTGTGCGGTGTAAAAGTACAGTGTTGCATTATTTCTGCCTTTTGGCGACACACACACTGGTCTGCTCAAAGTCTGTTTTCATAAATAGTTGCAGCAGCTGAAAAACTACAAGTTCTCCATCCTCCATTATAAAGATGAGAAACGAATAATGCAGACAGTATCTGGAGCATGGATGGCAACGTGGAAGAGCACACAGAGAACGGCAGCTGGAACTAAGTGGACAAAAGCAGGGCGTCTATCTCACAGATGAATTTGTTCTGAAAGTCACCGTTCGCTTTGACCCAGCTTTTTGTGGCATTCGTCCCAGGGATGATCAGCACATATGAGACTGAAGTGTCTGACATCTCCTTCATCCAGTAACTATAAAAGCAGGACATGAACGTCAGCATGTGTAAAAACAtcccaaatattttatttctgcataATTTCTTTCATAATGCATCTTCTTTTACTGAAATCACTTTAtccaatattattattattggcatATAAATCACgatattattttatcattaatCATTCAGTCATTCCCACCACTGCTGTAACTTTGTTCTGTAGCTGTAAGACAGTTTTCTTACCTCAGCGTGTCATTGTGTCCATCAATCCAGACCCAGTTATTTGCTGTCTTCTGTAACCCAATAAAGTATCCGTGGTCTTTACTAAAGTAAGATTTTATGTGACTACTGAGAAATTCCTGTGGGTCATATCATTCGTCATTCagtgacatttatgaattatCATCAGTTATGTAAGAAAATATCATGGCTGTAATTGTGCTGTGGTCTTGTTGTTAGAGCTCACCTGCTCTTTGAGATCGTCAACAACAACCAGATCTGCAGCTTTGCCTTTGCAATACACTCGGCTTTCCTCCCAAGTTTTCCAGGGGGCGTTCTCATTGTAAAACAGGTAGCACTTGTTCTTAAATAGGATCCAGCCACTGCGGCATGGCTGGCACTCTGCAAGGAGATTAGAAACTAGACTCAACGTAGGCTCATTAACAACATTATCAAATTATGTAGCAAAAAAGCTAAAAGATTcacactgttttcttttctacttTCCATTTTAAAGTAGCTTTGATGAGTCGTTCTCTGGAAACAATGAGAACACAGAGATTCCTTGATTTTGCTAATGAGAAATTCTTAAGCTTCCCTTAAACTTAATGGACAGATCCTTAGTTTTAGAGAAAGGCAAAAGACGGTGAGGTGCTGGTTTGCTTTATTGGTTTTGGTGTGGCAAATATGCATCTATGCGTTATCGCATGTTGGGTGAGCCGTTCACTCCTGAGAATTGTAACAAACATGTGGGACATACTGCCAACTGATGCGCAGGGGTTGAAGGTCAGTTCAAAGGAGAACAGATTCCATGTGCGGTAAAGTCAAAATAAATTGTTGTACATTTTAGATGATATTTGAGGCTCTTTACCTCAAATATAACTCTTTTCCTGGGTTTTGTGACCAGTTCAAATCATCTCTCCCAACCTGCACGCTTACTTGTTTTGTGGTTTTCTATTTAAATTTGTCACATAAATTCTCCGTTCATACTCTCATGACTCTATCATACTGTTGATCATCTTCAGCTCCTAATAAAATTTTGACATATGAAGCTTATTAACTTCTGAGACAAGCACAATGAAGCACTCACGTTTATTAGGACAGTAATCTTTTACTGGAAAGTTATCAAACTTCAGGATGACTTCCAGCGTGCAGTTGAGAttgtctctctgtcttctcAGCTCCCGAGTTTTATTGTCTGAGATTTCCTTCTCCATGGCCAACTGCTGATGTTCTGCTGTGAGGTTACTGAGGTTTGCTGCCTGTACCTTAAATAGCAAACTCACTGTGAAGGAGAGAAGACAGCACAGCACTCATCATCACAGCCGACCAATGAGGGTTCACATCCAGTCCTAACAGAGATGCCTCCTCTTCCTGTCTTCATTGTGAGACAAAGCTGAAGACACCAAACACACTAAAACATGAATgtataataaaatgtttttttaaccaCCAGTAGAAGGTAATAAAtagtaaaaaggaaaattagCCTTAAATTAAAATCCAGGCACTAGAGGTACAGAAAGCTCGAGTAACAAgtaataaaatgcagttttgtattttagtgggaaagagattaaaaaaaataaatggttcAGGTTATACGGGGAAAAATTAATCTCTGTTTTTTAAGCCACCTTTATAAACAGCTTTGAAGGTTTTTCCACATACAGTGAATATGTAATGAGTACGTTTAACTAACTGATCCACAAACAACCATTAAatcaagacagaagctaagtaGGAATAAATATGTGTTAGAAATTAACAGGGTTTGCACAGGGAGGAGGAtggggtggatggatgggtttgATGAAtttcaggctacgtccacagtAGCccagatagatttgaaaacggccTTTTCATCTGAAAACGCTCTGTGTCCACACTagcattttcagtcattttcacagagttgtgaaAAGTTTTCACAGAGTTCACACATTTTTGCAGCTAACCaatcctttcttttttcattgcCACATCACATGATGCCTATAATGCCCTGgagaagcaaaacaaaccaCATATATGGTTTTTTAGGCTGGATAGAACCATTACTTccttcttttactctttaatGTCACTGTCGTTACTCACGCAGCAGGTCGAGCTTTTCACAAAGCTTCACTATGTAACTTCAAGCCTAAAAATCACCCCAAATTAGCCAAGTTTCATTTACTCAggaatactactactactaacaaTAATTATAATACACCTTTTGTTCATAAAACTTCAGAAATAACATGAGGTTCTGCAGTGTTCTGTAAGGTTATTGTGGACTGCTCAGAAACAATAACTTAACACTTAAATCACACATCAGATCTTCAAGAATAATTCAAAAATCTTTACTGGCATTTATTATGTAATGTGATGTAAAGCAAACTGCATAACAGCTGGCACTGAAAACTCAAAACCATCAAACCTTTGATGGTTTAAAAACACCAAATATCAAAGTAAAATTCTGTTGAGCAGAAGCAACACTAAACAGAGAATTAGAAAATCAgtgcataaaaatattttatttacttaaaataaaaatgaaagctaGACTTTTGGGAGAACATGAGAACTAAATGTAacaataaagttgaaaataGGACGAaaactgtctttatttattttttatttctattttttggtCAAATTTGTGACTCAGCTGCTTTCACATGGTGTTGTCTTTGTATTGTAATATCTGCCCCTGTTAATTACCCTCCATATTATAATAATTAAGAAAGgtaaacaaacagtgaaactaataaaaaaaaacagctgaaacaagCAAACCCACTCTCTAGAAACATGCAAAAATCCAGAACaagataaaactaaaactaaatagAGTTTGGTGTGCTGAACTCAGACTTACTGTAGATGATGGCGATGATGCCCACCAGCAGGAGGACACAAAGGATCTCCAAACATGCCAGCAGTAGACGGAAATTGGAGCATGCAGCTGCTTTGCCTTCTGCTTCTAATGAGAAATTTGACGTCATTATTATGAGAAACTGTCACATGGACTTTTACTGTTGTGTGATGCTGCAGCTCATTCCTTTGCTCGTGTGTTGTCTGTTTTCTTAGGCTCTGTTGTGTTAGCCTCTCAGGACCACTGAGGCACCAGATGTTCATGTCAGATGTTGTCAAAGACATACAGGTAGTGAATACATTTGTTCCACTGATGGTCTAAAACATTTTGCTGCTAAATTAGTGAAGATGAAAAAGGGATTTTATAACTTACCAGGTGCAGGAGGAGGACCAGCTGGCGCTTTAGATTTAACTTCAGAATAAATGGCTGGGTCCTCGTTTTTTTCTGGAAGACAGAAATAACTAAACGAATGGACTCATAGAGATGAGTTTGACAACAACACAACCCATAGAATTACAAAATGCGCAGTCATGTGTCATTAAAGCATATCATTGATCTCTTAGGTCGCTCTATGTTccccttttctttccttctccttcCCCTCACACACCACACTCTGCAAAATCACcactgttaaattaacacagtgAGTTTTAAACCTGACACTAGAAAAGTGTCTATATGTGTTGACTCCTTTAACTGTTAAATGAACACTTTTGAAAGTGAAttgcttgtccaccactactatgtTCGTTAGGTTAGCCTCCACTGGTTTGTAGTCTCACTGGATCTGTTCCAACATAAcacagtattttattctatgttattttattctattccaTGTTTTTCTTAATTATTCCTGCTTGTAACTTTGCACTGTTCACTTCCTGCCGTGACCCAACAAATTTCCCATGTGAGGACTAAAAAAggtttatcttatctcttatacTGTGCCGACCACtgggttatggcgttccatgtatgtcccgcctgctagcatcttgcaccctgcagttatgtgctggattgtctgaggggcatctttacacaggcTGCACCTGGGATGTTGCCTGGTGTGACAggccccagcctctatggatttTGTACTACTCAAGACTTGCCTTAGTCTCTGCAGGTGGTTGCAGTATTTTTGCATTACTTGTGTTGGTCTGTTTTCTCAGGCTGTGTCATTGTCAAATACAGAAAGTTTAAAGCATGAATTTGCTTTGTTGCTCATGTAATATCTGCATGAACGTTATAACTTACCAGTTGCAGGAGGAGGACCAGCAGGCGCTTTAGATTTAACTTCAGAATAAATGGTTGAGTCCTGGATTTTTTCTAGAAGACACAAATGACTGAATGCAGGGATTCATACCAACAAGTCTGACATGTGTGCCATGTGCTAGTTTTCAAACTAGCTTTATCACATCATTTATGATAAAGCCAAACAATGTGATAAACTCAAAAAGATAAGTCTGAGCTCATGACTTGGCGTATAAAATAGAAATGTTGTGCTTTCTAGTGATTTGAATGTTTCCgaattttaatgataaataatctttttgttgtttttaaataaaaacggGATGATATGATGTGAACAGAGCAGCGTTCTTTCATCAGGCAACTTCACAAAGATATAAACAGTCAGACTTATCAGTGattcatttttgaatgaagGAGGAGAGTAACTTACCTTTTGTTAGTGAAGCACCAGTTTTGAAAACCATTGTGGAATAATTGACTTCTTCCTCCATCATTAAAAGCCAAATTGCCTTCAGCgcaaagaaaactaaaactggCCTCAACAGGAGCGGACTGTTAAAAGAGTGTTACTGACACCCCACCCACATGCCCATCATGTGGGTGGGGTGTCACACGCACCATAAAACAATATGAAATTCCAGCTGTAACTGGCACAGAACAAACCCGCGGTTCCTCTTCCTATTACTCCTCAACGTGTTCATACACATGCCTGATCTCGGAATTATGTTGCTTCTGTAACACACCGTTACGCTAAGAGCAGTTAACACATTTGGGCTTTAACCCAACAAACCAACCTGTCACATATCTGTCTGGTGCAACGTCCGCGTTGTTTCTTAACTGATGATCGATGTCGTTGTGAGACATCGTGTTAGGTGAAAACGTTGTGATGAAAAATGTCTGTCACAGTACGAAAAAGGAAGAGGCGAGTGATCGCAATTTTTGCAACTCGTTTGGCCCAAGGAGCAGTGAGACTCTGCAGTGGTGAGGTGTCTGTCATCACTGCACCtcataaagaaaaattaatCAAACCTTCACACAGTAATCATGGATCAGCCAAACCGTTGTCCTGATGTAATGAACAATATTCAATTCACACTATTTAGCAAATTTATTGACTTAACATCCCTCAAAATGACGACAAAAGAACTCCATTAAACACTAAATGATGTGATAACTTTGCCACTTGTATCCTGTTAGACAGGGAGGATCCTGTGGATCATAACCGTGGAGAGAGTGGTGGTGttgaacacaaacacttttatttGGTGATGTATTTGATGAATTTGTCCGGGAAGTTACTGCGAGCCCCTTTTAATTCTCAATGAACTTTAATTCTCATTTGTCTGTGCAGTTTACCCCAGTTTACAAGTTCTTTCTGCACTTCACACGCTGCAATAACCGGAGATGTGATGAACTACTACATCATTTATATtctggttatttatttatattgcactttttaaagtcaataaacaacaacaataaaagcatAAGAAATTGTAGTAAATTATTatgaatggaaacaaaaactTGATGGGAAAAAAGAATTTGACCAGAACtgtaaaacagacaaaaaaccaaaatgtgtaaaaactgtaaactgGTCACAGACAGATTTCCATTCAACGATTAGTTTTATTAAATGCATCAAAATACTGCGACAGGCACAGCTCAGTGGAGGCGAGGCCgagcacacagctgttgctcCAGCTGCCTGTGTTCTTAGGTATCAGCCTTACGAGTGTCCAGATGAATgagtaaataaaagaatcacAGTTTTTATGAAGGTGGGAGCTGTCCACACCGGCCAAACCACTTTAAGCtggaaacactttttttcataataacattgaacattttaacatgagtCTCTTGTAGGATAAGCCAGTTAATTTCTTACACACTGTTTTAGTTTTAGACAATaggcacaacacacacacacacacacacacacacacacacacacacacacacacacacacacacacacacacacacacacacacacacgcacgcacgcgtattattattattgttcagaTTCTTGGTTTCTGTTACTATAAAAGGAATAAAGATGCTTACAAGTTACGCACAATGAGCATGAACAGACTGTCACTTCCTCAAGTGGAAAGGGAAGTTTCACAAACATGTAGTATTAATAAATAGTAACATAAACACATTCATGCCTGTCTCTGCATTTACATGCATCGGAATATGTTTCTTTTGCCATCTAATACATTAGAAATCCCATAGTAATGACAAAAGAGCACATATGATTACAAAAAAGTACAAATGCTTTTGCAGTGCAGCTCAAACGTGGTGTGTGATTCTGCAGCATTTGTTTCAAAATGTAACTGAacataaatcaaaacaaagaaattacttattttttacaaaatcagtttgacacagaaaaaaaactcattGCCTTTAATTCAAAAAACACAAGGAGTTACTGTCACATTAAATAACAATTCTATTACTGGGACTGATTCCTAATCTGCTTTAATTAACGCTCGTCTTTCACAGATCCAACAGTTTCTCATGTCACAGCTCTCTTTGCCCCAGTTGGCCAGAGGGGGCGCTTTTGGTAGGCTTAAAGCACAATATCTTTTGTTGACATCTTGTTGCATTTTCCAGTACCTAAAAAAAGTCACATAGTGTCAGTCTGTATGCCTACTCAACATTTCAACCTTTGACAAATTAATCTTTATTGTATTTCTGAAATTCAGCACGTGGAGTGCTTGGGTACCAAAAATAAGTCAATGATCTGTGTCAGTCTCTGCACACACAGCATTCCTGATGGTAACAGGGATCGAGGCAATTTAACCAACACAGAGGCCATGAATGCACACTTGTGTTTGGTCTCGCAAAAGTCAGACACTTAGATGTTCTGAAAACCACAACCGAGTCCATCACGGATGTGGAAGCTTAAGAAAAATGTCAAAGGTCAAAAATCATCTTTGAGAAACAAGCAATGGATGCAGTGAAGAGTTTttaacagcttttattttttttcactctgCTACAAATAAGTTTGTTGTTTATTAGGACTTGTGTGTTCTCAGTGGTGGGAGCTGAGAACACACAAGTCACACAACAGTGTTAGCCAGGGTTTTCCTTACTTGGATGCATGCAAGACGTCTTTTTATGTTGAATGAAAACACTTTGTGTATTTTCATTTCacaaatgaaaagagaaaatgcaaacagaaaacaagtcTGCCATCAACATGTGCTGATTCGACTTAATCGTCACTTCCTTGAGCTATTCCAGCCTAAAGGTTGTTTTAACTCAAACTTATTTGGAATTGGTTCATACTGTAAACTTCTTGTGGCTGTAAATCTTAAACTTCTTGTTATTAGAAGAGGGAATGTTGAAACAAtttttttgttctgctttttaCTTCCATTCCATATTTTTTAAAGGGTATTTACAATgtgttgtaaaaatgtgtgtgtgtgtgtgtgtgtgtgtgtgtgtttgcacttaTACATCTTTGTGAGGATCAAACTTTGACtgttactatacttgtggggaccatcAGTCCTTATGGGCCCAAATTGTAGGCCTCatgagtttgaaggcatttttgaggctcaaatgtggttttagtgtcagggttacagttaggttGTGGTTAGGCATTTGTGATGGTTAGAGTTAGGCTAAgcagctagggaaagcattatgtcaattagatgagCTAAGTAAGATATAATAGGCAAGTATTTGTATGTGTGGTGGTGGGCGGGGGTCATGCTTACGTCACAGTGAGGTTACTTCCATCTACCCACGTCCACGTGTCCTTTGGGCTCTCTGCTCTCAAACCGATCCAGTAGCCGTGCTTATCATCAGCGTGGTAGTCCTTAGTGTGGTTGCTGATAAATTCCTAAATTTGTAATACATGTGTTATCTGCCACATAATAATAGTCGGGTTTTAGTTTTCCTTTGAGATAAAAAGAACGATGACTCGTCTAtaacagcaaaatataaaaacaaacaggtttaaaaaaataacaaccttttccttttttgcacactatgtttacattttaaatggatAAAACTGGCTTTTGTTCCCTCAAGAAATCAACACTCAGTACCCATATTGACAAAGTTTACACAACTATCCAGACTGCTGGCTGTAGTTACAGCTGCTGGGTTCCTTGGCTAAGACTCTGTGGGCTTGTTAGACCAGATTGCCTGGGAGGTGTTGCTGAATTACCTTCTTCAGATCTGTCCACAGATGATCTCTCCAAACTGCAAACTCTGATCTGACGCTTAGAGTTTGGAGCTCTTCAAAATGAATTTAAGTTTGTCCAATCAGATTAAAGAACATTTTTCTCTTGGTCTTTTAAACTCTCAGCCTGTGCCTTTTACTTCGACTATCTTTTGTCTGATGTATGAAGAGTCGTTCTCACTCTCTTTTTAAACACGCTGGGGACTCTGTAGGAATGATCGCTGGTTTCTTTTCCACAGCTCTGACCAAAGATCATGTCATTTACTGAATTTGGAAGTGAGGCCACAAAGACTATTTTAAAGAGAGCAGCGAGCTAGTGGGAACACTCAAAGCTTGCAGTTCCTTTTTCCTGaacatttctcttttctttttaagtacAAGTTGAGGCCTGCTTGAATCAAAACACAACTCAAATATAAAGCAAACCCCAGTGCACTTCAGAGAACAAGAATCTGAATAGTTTTAAAATAAGAGATTGCAGTTTCcatttttacagtatttttaaGTGTTGAGTGAGGAAGAAATATGTTTTCTTAAAATCCAGTCAAATGGCAAAGAGGT
The DNA window shown above is from Astatotilapia calliptera chromosome 11, fAstCal1.2, whole genome shotgun sequence and carries:
- the gpatch4 gene encoding G patch domain-containing protein 4; amino-acid sequence: MAEVVQEKSRGLKFAEQQLLRHGWEHGKGLGRAENGISEAIKVKVKCDKGGVGHKEGEQFTFHWWDHVFNKASSSLQVESDQNGIKLKKTAEEEDGMISNKKPRKATLAKDKLYGCFVKSATLLSGQEQPEPKASSSDDCSSSDEEDEQRMDLSSTTKLSDTDLMKVCGGRTAHKGARHGLTMSAKLARLEQQEAEFMAKYGKKNQPASAPPPASRLETQEEMMTSRKKMKMNEKSSDGVCETPTTDVQPKKKKKKKEKKSADPEERTDEDLIHVENCEADDSHKKKKKKQKKKNKVEENRVEETHSPAAESEEVTAEMHADEGKKKKKSSKPPKENDSDCKEPSQSNHTGLEDSDVTESVKKRKKCKKDKTCTHEEAPPLKRKKKKSKD
- the LOC113032640 gene encoding C-type lectin domain family 1 member B-like, whose amino-acid sequence is MVFKTGASLTKEKIQDSTIYSEVKSKAPAGPPPATEKNEDPAIYSEVKSKAPAGPPPAPEAEGKAAACSNFRLLLACLEILCVLLLVGIIAIIYMSLLFKVQAANLSNLTAEHQQLAMEKEISDNKTRELRRQRDNLNCTLEVILKFDNFPVKDYCPNKQCQPCRSGWILFKNKCYLFYNENAPWKTWEESRVYCKGKAADLVVVDDLKEQEFLSSHIKSYFSKDHGYFIGLQKTANNWVWIDGHNDTLSYWMKEMSDTSVSYVLIIPGTNATKSWVKANGDFQNKFICEIDALLLST